The Sphingomicrobium sp. genome has a window encoding:
- the nusB gene encoding transcription antitermination factor NusB has translation MSQTRSRSRSAARLAAVQALYQHDMEGTPIPRLLHEFHEHRLGAMIEDEIYHDAERDFFDDVVSGADARREELDSLISGRLAEGWTLERLDRPMRAILRAGAYELVARADVPVASVISEYVDVAHAFYDKRESGFVNGLLDAIAKQARGAKA, from the coding sequence ATGAGTCAGACCCGGTCCCGTTCGCGCTCCGCAGCGCGCCTTGCCGCCGTCCAGGCGCTCTACCAGCACGACATGGAAGGGACTCCGATCCCGCGCCTCCTCCACGAATTCCACGAGCACCGGCTGGGGGCGATGATCGAGGATGAGATCTATCACGATGCCGAACGCGACTTCTTCGACGATGTCGTCAGCGGCGCCGATGCCAGGCGCGAAGAGCTGGACAGCTTGATCAGCGGGCGGCTGGCGGAGGGCTGGACGCTGGAACGGCTCGACCGTCCGATGCGCGCGATCCTCCGGGCCGGCGCCTATGAGCTCGTCGCGCGCGCCGACGTGCCGGTCGCGTCCGTCATTTCCGAATATGTCGATGTTGCCCACGCCTTTTACGACAAGCGCGAGAGCGGCTTCGTCAACGGCCTGCTCGACGCGATCGCGAAGCAGGCGAGGGGCGCGAAGGCCTAA
- a CDS encoding alpha/beta fold hydrolase, whose protein sequence is MSDLSPPPAPLLKGRGVTEFRQVRLSTGVTLNVGLSGDPAAPPVIMLHGFPESHRTWRALAPLLSEDFRLIMPDQRGYAGSDKPKGKANYKTDLLVDDLFALADALGMEQFSLVGHDWGGAVAWAAALRQDPRLQRLAIVNSPHPAIFARTLIEDAEQRAASQYINAFKVPGFERFIRMKGFDWFFDKSFGAHVDLDSIPGDERRQYIAEWSQPGAFTAMLNWYRAARIIVPPPFLTVPVPEWLLKRFPSIRIPTLVVWGMRDKALLPSQLEGLDLLVEDLTIERLPAVGHFAPWEAPDQVARPLRPFLAAQAGARATAQ, encoded by the coding sequence ATGTCTGACTTGTCCCCACCCCCTGCCCCTCTCCTGAAGGGGAGGGGAGTTACGGAGTTCCGCCAGGTCCGCCTGAGCACGGGCGTGACGTTGAACGTCGGGCTGTCCGGCGATCCGGCTGCTCCCCCGGTGATTATGCTCCACGGCTTCCCGGAATCCCACCGCACGTGGCGCGCGCTGGCGCCGCTGCTAAGCGAAGACTTCCGGCTGATCATGCCCGACCAGCGGGGCTATGCGGGATCGGACAAGCCGAAGGGCAAGGCGAATTACAAGACCGACCTGCTGGTCGACGATCTGTTCGCCTTGGCCGATGCGCTCGGCATGGAGCAATTCTCGCTGGTCGGCCATGACTGGGGCGGCGCGGTGGCCTGGGCTGCCGCGCTTCGCCAGGATCCCCGACTTCAGCGGCTGGCGATCGTCAACTCTCCGCACCCGGCGATCTTCGCGCGGACGTTGATCGAGGACGCCGAGCAGCGCGCCGCCTCGCAATATATCAATGCGTTCAAGGTGCCCGGCTTCGAGCGCTTCATCCGCATGAAGGGCTTCGACTGGTTCTTCGACAAGAGCTTCGGCGCCCATGTCGACCTCGACAGCATCCCAGGAGATGAACGGCGGCAATATATCGCCGAATGGTCGCAACCCGGCGCCTTCACCGCGATGCTCAACTGGTATCGCGCGGCGCGCATCATCGTCCCGCCACCGTTCCTTACCGTTCCCGTTCCCGAATGGCTGTTGAAGCGCTTCCCCTCGATCAGGATTCCGACGCTCGTCGTCTGGGGCATGCGCGACAAGGCGCTGCTTCCCAGCCAGCTCGAAGGCCTCGACCTCCTTGTCGAAGACCTGACGATCGAGCGCTTGCCGGCGGTCGGCCATTTCGCGCCGTGGGAAGCGCCCGATCAGGTCGCCCGGCCGCTCCGCCCCTTCCTCGCCGCTCAAGCGGGCGCTAGGGCCACGGCGCAATGA
- a CDS encoding pirin family protein, translated as METAFEQVITPVTHDLGDFKVHRTLPARERTMVGPFIFVDEFGPARLPAGMGMDVRPHPHINLATVTYLFEGAIEHRDSVGSHQVIEPGAVNLMTAGTGIVHSERSPETERPDGPSLYGMQTWLALPDGREEIDPAFDHIASTGLPLVEDGAAKARVLMGSLWGSTAATPCHSPTIFADIELGAGGALPIEAQADERAVMMVGGEADLDGQALEPFVLYVLRPGHQATVSSDRGGKLMLLGGQSFSTRRYVFWNFVSSSRDRINQAKEDWKAMRFPLVPGDDHEFIPLPEVPKTVSYP; from the coding sequence ATGGAAACGGCATTCGAGCAGGTGATCACGCCGGTCACGCACGACCTCGGCGACTTCAAGGTTCACCGAACGCTTCCGGCGCGCGAGCGGACCATGGTCGGCCCCTTCATCTTCGTCGACGAATTCGGCCCCGCACGGCTGCCGGCCGGCATGGGCATGGACGTGCGCCCGCACCCGCATATCAATCTTGCCACGGTCACTTATCTGTTCGAAGGCGCGATCGAGCACCGCGACAGCGTCGGGTCGCATCAAGTGATCGAACCGGGCGCGGTCAACCTGATGACGGCCGGGACTGGAATCGTTCATTCCGAACGCTCTCCCGAGACGGAGCGGCCGGACGGTCCAAGCCTCTACGGCATGCAGACCTGGCTGGCGCTCCCGGATGGCCGCGAAGAGATCGACCCGGCGTTCGACCATATCGCGAGCACCGGCCTTCCGCTGGTCGAGGACGGAGCCGCCAAGGCGCGCGTGCTGATGGGCTCGCTGTGGGGCTCGACGGCGGCGACGCCGTGCCATTCGCCGACCATCTTCGCCGATATCGAGCTCGGCGCGGGCGGCGCTTTGCCGATCGAAGCGCAGGCGGATGAGCGCGCGGTGATGATGGTCGGCGGCGAGGCCGACCTCGACGGACAGGCGCTGGAGCCGTTCGTCCTTTATGTTCTTCGGCCCGGACATCAGGCGACCGTGTCGAGCGATCGCGGCGGCAAGCTGATGCTGCTTGGCGGGCAGTCGTTCAGCACTCGCCGTTACGTGTTCTGGAATTTCGTCTCCTCCTCGCGGGACCGCATCAACCAGGCCAAGGAAGACTGGAAGGCGATGCGCTTCCCGCTCGTCCCCGGGGACGACCACGAGTTCATCCCGCTTCCCGAAGTGCCAAAGACCGTCAGCTACCCGTGA
- a CDS encoding BolA family protein, translated as MNAQRTGPVATEMLRRLESLQPSRIELVDDSEKHRGHGGYNPEGESHFSLAIESASFAGKNRVERQRMVYAALGDLMKERVHALAIRATAPGEA; from the coding sequence ATGAACGCGCAAAGAACCGGCCCGGTGGCCACCGAAATGCTGCGGCGGCTCGAAAGCCTGCAGCCGAGCCGGATCGAGCTTGTCGACGACAGCGAGAAGCACCGCGGCCACGGCGGCTACAATCCTGAAGGCGAAAGCCATTTCAGCTTGGCGATCGAAAGCGCGAGCTTCGCCGGCAAGAATCGCGTCGAGCGCCAGCGGATGGTCTATGCCGCGCTCGGCGACCTGATGAAGGAGCGGGTCCACGCGCTGGCAATCCGCGCAACCGCTCCGGGAGAAGCTTGA
- a CDS encoding DnaJ domain-containing protein, giving the protein MASKQGKLHGRVEGARSRCAVPGCAEPGEFKAVVRPSNFDGPGDFWLLCLDHVREHNSKYNYFEGMSPEEITEAQGPLAGWERPSRKFAHVGADPAPAWADFADPLDAIAARFRTADRGPPERFSKSEKRALTALGLGQEVDLHTVRKRYSQLVRRYHPDRNGGDRTHEKKLGEVIEAWQTLKTANAFA; this is encoded by the coding sequence ATGGCATCGAAACAAGGCAAGCTGCACGGAAGGGTCGAAGGAGCGCGGTCGCGGTGCGCCGTGCCGGGCTGCGCCGAGCCGGGCGAGTTCAAGGCCGTGGTCAGGCCCTCCAACTTCGACGGTCCGGGGGATTTCTGGCTGCTGTGCCTCGACCATGTCCGCGAGCACAATTCGAAGTATAATTATTTCGAAGGCATGAGCCCGGAGGAGATTACCGAGGCACAAGGGCCGCTGGCCGGATGGGAGCGGCCAAGCCGCAAGTTCGCGCACGTCGGCGCCGACCCGGCGCCAGCCTGGGCCGACTTCGCCGATCCGCTCGACGCCATTGCGGCGCGCTTCCGCACCGCGGACCGCGGGCCGCCCGAAAGGTTCTCAAAAAGCGAGAAGCGGGCGCTGACGGCGCTCGGGCTGGGGCAGGAGGTCGACCTCCATACCGTGCGCAAACGCTATTCGCAGTTGGTCCGCCGCTATCACCCCGACCGAAACGGCGGCGACCGCACTCACGAGAAGAAGCTCGGCGAGGTGATCGAAGCTTGGCAGACGCTGAAGACTGCCAACGCTTTCGCTTAG
- a CDS encoding glutathione S-transferase family protein, with protein MSLQLHGHPFSSYCWKALIALYANDTPFEFVHMAGDQPLGEQFPGKAHPGGHIPVLVDSDRVIVEATSIVEHLAVHHPGPAPLIPADPAKAVEARMIDRVFDNYVMGNMQRVVAAHFISRDKPELGLRERPNEDEIAGAKSKLLKAYRWLEEWLEKNDLPPHVSLVTCAAAPALFYADWVERIPQDCPRLSALRAELLALPPVSRCVEDARPYRPYFPLGAPDRD; from the coding sequence GTGAGCCTCCAGCTTCACGGGCACCCCTTTTCGTCCTACTGCTGGAAGGCGCTGATTGCGCTGTACGCGAACGATACGCCGTTCGAGTTCGTGCACATGGCCGGTGACCAGCCGCTCGGCGAGCAGTTCCCGGGCAAGGCGCACCCCGGCGGCCACATTCCGGTGCTGGTCGATAGCGATCGGGTGATCGTCGAGGCGACGAGCATCGTCGAGCATCTCGCGGTCCATCACCCCGGGCCGGCCCCGCTGATCCCCGCCGATCCGGCGAAAGCAGTCGAGGCGCGGATGATCGACCGGGTGTTCGACAATTATGTGATGGGCAACATGCAGCGCGTCGTCGCCGCCCATTTCATCAGCCGCGACAAGCCCGAACTCGGCCTGCGCGAGAGGCCCAATGAGGATGAGATCGCCGGCGCCAAGAGCAAGCTGCTGAAAGCCTATCGGTGGCTGGAGGAATGGCTCGAAAAGAACGATCTGCCGCCGCACGTATCGCTGGTCACCTGCGCCGCTGCGCCAGCGCTTTTCTACGCGGATTGGGTCGAACGCATTCCCCAAGACTGCCCTCGGCTGTCAGCCCTGAGGGCCGAGTTGCTTGCGCTCCCGCCGGTCAGCCGCTGCGTTGAGGATGCGCGGCCGTACCGTCCCTATTTCCCGCTCGGAGCACCCGACCGCGACTAA
- a CDS encoding dihydrofolate reductase family protein, translating into MRKIKGAAFISLDGVIQAPGGPTEDPTGGFGHGGWLAPIGDMEAFEPIGRLFGGPFDLLLGRRTYDIFAAYWPYAGEEEAEIRDRFNACTKYVLTQGDQPLEWDKSIRLGGMDALAEVRAGDGPDLVIQGSSTIYPQLLEANLLDELTLMIFPVVLGRGKRLFGDGTPARGLEVTEKTVTSRGTAVITYRPTGPVDTAAITPPSASEREEARQQAMAEGRW; encoded by the coding sequence ATGCGTAAGATCAAAGGCGCAGCCTTCATCTCGCTGGATGGCGTGATCCAGGCGCCGGGCGGGCCGACGGAGGATCCGACGGGCGGGTTCGGCCATGGCGGCTGGCTGGCGCCGATCGGCGACATGGAGGCATTCGAGCCGATCGGCCGGCTGTTCGGCGGGCCTTTTGACCTGCTCCTGGGCCGGAGAACTTACGACATCTTCGCGGCCTATTGGCCCTACGCCGGCGAGGAGGAGGCGGAAATTCGCGACCGGTTCAACGCCTGCACCAAATATGTCCTGACGCAGGGCGACCAGCCGCTCGAGTGGGACAAGAGCATTCGGCTTGGCGGCATGGATGCGCTTGCCGAAGTGAGGGCCGGCGACGGTCCCGACCTCGTTATTCAGGGCAGCAGCACGATCTACCCGCAACTGCTCGAAGCCAATTTGCTCGACGAGCTGACGCTGATGATCTTCCCGGTCGTCCTCGGGCGCGGGAAGCGGCTGTTCGGAGACGGTACGCCGGCGCGCGGCCTCGAGGTCACGGAGAAGACGGTTACGTCGCGTGGCACGGCCGTCATCACCTACCGCCCGACCGGGCCCGTGGACACGGCAGCCATCACGCCCCCGTCGGCGAGCGAACGCGAAGAGGCTCGGCAGCAGGCCATGGCGGAGGGCCGCTGGTGA
- a CDS encoding VOC family protein codes for MTDNLVTCLWFDHGEARNAAEFYAATFPNSSVGAPMHAPGDFPGGQAGAELTVEFTVLGRSFVGLNGGPNFKPNEAVSFMVVTEDQEETDRYWNAITQNGGEESACGWCKDRWGFSWQITPRRLLELNSSGGERARRSFEAMMTMRKIDIAALEAAVEGVPADA; via the coding sequence GTGACTGACAATCTAGTGACCTGCCTGTGGTTCGACCACGGCGAGGCGCGCAACGCGGCCGAGTTCTACGCCGCAACCTTCCCTAACAGCTCGGTAGGCGCGCCGATGCATGCGCCCGGCGACTTTCCCGGCGGCCAGGCTGGCGCCGAGTTGACCGTCGAGTTCACAGTCCTCGGCCGCAGCTTCGTCGGGCTCAACGGTGGCCCCAATTTTAAGCCGAATGAGGCGGTCAGCTTCATGGTCGTGACCGAAGACCAGGAGGAGACCGACCGCTATTGGAACGCGATCACGCAGAACGGCGGCGAGGAAAGCGCCTGCGGCTGGTGCAAGGACCGCTGGGGCTTTTCCTGGCAGATCACGCCGCGGCGCCTGCTCGAGCTCAACAGCAGCGGCGGCGAGCGCGCACGCCGCTCGTTCGAGGCGATGATGACGATGCGCAAGATCGACATCGCCGCGCTCGAAGCCGCCGTCGAAGGAGTGCCCGCCGATGCGTAA
- a CDS encoding VOC family protein codes for MPLFGWTWGDAMPMGPMGDYRFIEHGGRMIGAMFAPGDRQPAWRYCFRTADLERSIKAVKSGGGEVLFGPTEVPGGGMIIQANDPDNAFFMLIEGGQS; via the coding sequence CTGCCGCTGTTCGGATGGACGTGGGGCGATGCGATGCCGATGGGCCCCATGGGCGACTACCGGTTCATCGAGCATGGCGGACGCATGATTGGCGCCATGTTCGCGCCAGGCGACCGCCAGCCCGCCTGGCGTTACTGCTTCCGGACCGCGGACCTGGAACGAAGCATAAAGGCGGTGAAATCCGGCGGCGGCGAAGTGCTTTTCGGCCCCACCGAAGTGCCCGGCGGCGGAATGATCATCCAGGCCAACGATCCGGACAACGCATTCTTCATGCTCATCGAGGGAGGCCAGTCGTGA
- a CDS encoding VOC family protein, with protein MPNRQGDFIWYELLTSDHARAKAFYDAAAGWDIEPQPAGPMDYRMIRAEDGNVGGVMQIGDDMRAHGARPTWLGYIGVDDVDATVSKAEAAGGKVLMPAFDIEEVGRLAMLADPFGAPFYVMRGSSDAESNVFSPDRVGHAAWKSSSLGTSTKRAISTCRCSDGRGAMRCRWAPWATTGSSSMADA; from the coding sequence ATGCCTAACCGGCAGGGCGACTTCATCTGGTACGAGCTGCTGACCAGCGACCATGCACGGGCCAAGGCCTTTTACGACGCGGCCGCCGGCTGGGACATCGAACCGCAACCGGCCGGGCCCATGGACTACCGAATGATCCGCGCCGAGGACGGGAACGTCGGCGGAGTCATGCAGATCGGCGACGACATGCGTGCGCACGGCGCTCGACCCACATGGCTCGGCTACATCGGGGTCGACGATGTCGACGCTACCGTCTCGAAGGCCGAGGCCGCCGGCGGCAAGGTGCTGATGCCCGCGTTCGACATCGAAGAGGTCGGACGGCTGGCCATGCTTGCCGATCCGTTCGGCGCACCCTTCTACGTGATGCGCGGGAGCAGCGACGCCGAAAGCAACGTCTTTTCGCCTGATAGGGTCGGTCACGCCGCCTGGAAGAGCTCGTCACTGGGGACCTCGACCAAGCGCGCGATTTCTACCTGCCGCTGTTCGGATGGACGTGGGGCGATGCGATGCCGATGGGCCCCATGGGCGACTACCGGTTCATCGAGCATGGCGGACGCATGA
- a CDS encoding DUF1428 domain-containing protein, whose protein sequence is MSYFDGFVLPVPSGNKDAFVSHAKAADALFLEHGAIRVLECWGDDVPDGKQTDFRRAVQAQEGEAVVFSFIEWPDKATRDAGMKAFMEDPRLNEIADMPFDGKRMIFGGFSPVVELEKQHA, encoded by the coding sequence ATGAGCTATTTCGACGGTTTCGTCCTGCCGGTGCCAAGCGGCAACAAGGACGCCTTCGTCAGCCACGCCAAGGCGGCCGATGCTCTGTTCCTCGAGCATGGTGCCATCCGCGTGCTCGAATGCTGGGGCGACGATGTGCCGGACGGCAAGCAGACCGACTTCCGCCGCGCGGTCCAGGCGCAGGAAGGCGAGGCAGTGGTCTTCTCCTTCATCGAATGGCCGGATAAGGCGACCCGCGACGCCGGCATGAAGGCGTTCATGGAAGACCCCCGCCTCAATGAGATCGCGGACATGCCGTTCGACGGCAAAAGGATGATCTTCGGCGGATTCTCGCCGGTGGTCGAACTGGAGAAACAGCATGCCTAA
- a CDS encoding VOC family protein translates to MSRMIFVNLPVTDLERSVRFYEAIGGRKEPKFSNEQAAMIVLSDAIHVMLLRHEFYLNFTQKRIADAHETSQVLLALSAESPADVDRMVETAAANGGKADPGPKQEMGGMMYGRSFEDPDGHHWEPMWMDAAAAEQGASALEGEAA, encoded by the coding sequence ATGTCACGGATGATTTTCGTGAACCTGCCGGTCACGGACCTCGAGCGGTCGGTCCGCTTCTATGAGGCGATCGGCGGGCGCAAGGAGCCCAAGTTCAGCAACGAGCAGGCCGCCATGATCGTGCTTTCCGATGCGATCCACGTGATGCTGCTGCGCCACGAATTCTATTTGAACTTCACGCAGAAGCGGATCGCCGACGCGCATGAGACCAGCCAGGTGCTGCTCGCGCTTTCGGCGGAAAGCCCCGCCGACGTCGATCGGATGGTCGAGACCGCCGCGGCCAATGGCGGCAAGGCCGATCCCGGCCCCAAGCAGGAGATGGGCGGAATGATGTACGGCCGCAGCTTCGAAGATCCGGACGGCCATCATTGGGAGCCGATGTGGATGGACGCCGCGGCGGCTGAGCAGGGCGCGTCCGCGCTCGAGGGAGAAGCAGCATGA